The following are encoded in a window of Aromatoleum petrolei genomic DNA:
- the oah gene encoding 6-oxocyclohex-1-ene-1-carbonyl-CoA hydratase, which translates to MALDWLPRDNETKDHALLGHEHFGTEAPSVIFEKRPVTDPQGNQVPGLYAAWIILNNPKQYNSYTTEMVKGVIAGFQRASGDRTVTAVVFTAMGDKAFCTGGNTEEYASYYARRPNEYGEYMDLFNAMVDGILNCKKPVICRVNGMRVGGGQEIGMATDITITSDMAVFGQAGPKHGSAPDGGSTDFLPWMLNMEDAMYNCISCEPWSAYKMKSKNLITKVVPVLKNKDGEWVRNPLVRTDAYVDDGELVYGEPVAADKVQAAKELIGQCTTDFSRLDAEVNALVWKFTNLFPQCLIKSIDGIRGKKKFFWDQLKLANRHWLAANMNHEAYLGFTAFNNKKATGKDVIDFIKFRQLVAEGAMFDDNFAEQVLAKPKA; encoded by the coding sequence ATGGCACTCGATTGGCTGCCCCGCGACAACGAAACCAAGGATCACGCCCTGCTCGGTCACGAGCATTTCGGCACCGAGGCGCCCTCGGTCATCTTCGAAAAGCGTCCCGTGACGGACCCCCAGGGTAATCAGGTTCCGGGCCTGTACGCCGCGTGGATCATTCTCAACAACCCGAAGCAGTACAACTCCTACACGACCGAGATGGTCAAGGGCGTCATCGCCGGGTTCCAGCGTGCCTCCGGGGATCGCACGGTCACGGCGGTGGTGTTCACCGCGATGGGCGACAAGGCGTTCTGCACCGGCGGCAACACCGAGGAATACGCGTCCTACTATGCCCGCCGCCCGAACGAGTACGGCGAGTACATGGATCTGTTCAACGCCATGGTCGACGGCATCCTGAACTGCAAGAAGCCGGTGATCTGCCGCGTCAATGGCATGCGCGTCGGCGGCGGCCAGGAAATCGGCATGGCGACCGACATCACGATCACGTCCGACATGGCGGTGTTCGGCCAGGCCGGCCCGAAGCACGGCAGCGCGCCGGACGGTGGCTCCACGGACTTCCTGCCGTGGATGCTCAACATGGAAGACGCGATGTACAACTGCATCTCGTGCGAGCCGTGGAGCGCGTACAAGATGAAGTCGAAGAACCTCATCACCAAGGTCGTGCCGGTGCTGAAGAACAAGGACGGCGAATGGGTCCGCAACCCGCTCGTCCGCACCGATGCCTACGTCGATGACGGCGAGCTGGTCTACGGCGAGCCGGTCGCGGCCGACAAGGTCCAGGCGGCAAAGGAGCTGATCGGCCAATGCACGACCGATTTCTCGCGCCTCGACGCGGAAGTCAATGCACTCGTGTGGAAGTTCACGAACCTCTTCCCGCAGTGCCTGATCAAGTCGATCGACGGCATCCGCGGCAAGAAGAAGTTCTTCTGGGACCAGCTGAAGCTCGCCAACCGGCATTGGCTCGCGGCGAACATGAACCACGAGGCGTACCTCGGCTTCACTGCCTTCAACAACAAGAAGGCGACCGGCAAGGACGTCATCGATTTCATCAAGTTCCGCCAGCTTGTCGCCGAAGGCGCCATGTTCGACGACAACTTCGCCGAGCAGGTCCTGGCAAAGCCCAAGGCCTGA
- a CDS encoding benzoate-CoA ligase family protein, with the protein MAELSVADQSVSPPRITIPREYNAAHDLIERNLRAGRGGKTAVIDRAGSYTYAQLAERVDRFAHALGEMGMRMEERVLLCLLDTIDFPTAFLGCIKAGVVPIPVNTLLTASDYTYMLRDSRARGLVVSSALLPAFANAIEASPFIKNVVVSGGDSGTRGGHVDFAELIAAPRPPYEAAQTCCDDPCFWLYSSGSTGAPKGTVHLHSSLIQTAELYAKPILGVCENDVVFSAAKLFFAYGLGNGLTFPFAVGATAVLMDERPTPDAVFRVLREHQPTIYCGVPTLYASMLASPILPGREELSIRRCTSAGEALPAEVGNRWTEHFGVEILDGLGSTEMLHIFLSNRSGDVHYGTSGRPVPGYELRLIGDDGEDVAQGEAGELQVRGPTSAALYWNNRTKSRETFVGQWTRSGDKYSQDAEGNYVYAGRNDDMLKVGGIYVSPIEVESALITHAAVLEAAVVGKADDDGLIKPLAFVVLKPGRMPASELADELKLHVKSKLAPYKYPRWLEFVDELPKTATGKIQRFKLRSLSGA; encoded by the coding sequence ATGGCAGAACTCAGCGTCGCGGATCAAAGTGTCAGTCCTCCGCGCATCACCATCCCGCGCGAGTACAACGCCGCGCACGACCTCATCGAGCGCAACCTGCGCGCGGGCCGTGGCGGCAAGACCGCAGTGATCGACCGCGCGGGAAGCTATACCTATGCGCAACTTGCCGAGCGCGTCGATCGCTTTGCGCACGCCTTGGGCGAAATGGGCATGCGCATGGAAGAGCGGGTACTGCTGTGCCTGCTCGACACCATCGATTTTCCGACGGCCTTCCTTGGCTGTATCAAGGCCGGGGTCGTGCCGATTCCCGTCAACACACTGCTGACGGCATCCGATTACACCTACATGCTGCGCGACAGTCGTGCGCGCGGCCTCGTGGTTTCGTCGGCCCTCTTGCCGGCCTTTGCCAATGCGATCGAGGCGAGCCCCTTCATCAAGAACGTCGTCGTTTCCGGCGGCGATTCGGGCACGCGTGGCGGGCATGTCGACTTCGCCGAACTCATCGCTGCCCCGCGGCCGCCGTATGAGGCGGCACAAACCTGTTGCGACGATCCCTGTTTCTGGCTGTATTCGTCGGGTTCCACCGGTGCGCCCAAAGGCACTGTGCATCTACATTCCAGCCTGATCCAGACGGCCGAGCTTTACGCGAAGCCGATCCTTGGCGTGTGCGAGAACGATGTCGTATTCTCGGCTGCGAAGCTGTTTTTCGCTTACGGACTGGGCAATGGCCTGACCTTCCCGTTCGCGGTGGGTGCCACGGCCGTGCTCATGGATGAACGTCCGACGCCGGATGCGGTTTTCCGCGTGCTGCGCGAGCACCAGCCGACGATCTATTGCGGCGTGCCGACGCTATATGCATCGATGTTGGCGAGCCCGATCCTGCCGGGACGCGAGGAGCTGTCGATCCGGCGCTGTACCTCCGCCGGCGAAGCCCTCCCCGCCGAAGTGGGCAATCGCTGGACTGAGCATTTCGGCGTCGAGATCCTCGACGGACTGGGTTCGACCGAGATGCTGCACATCTTCTTGTCGAACAGGTCGGGGGACGTTCATTACGGCACCAGCGGCAGGCCGGTGCCGGGCTATGAGCTGCGCCTGATCGGCGATGATGGGGAGGACGTGGCTCAGGGCGAAGCGGGCGAACTCCAGGTGCGCGGCCCGACTAGCGCCGCTCTTTATTGGAACAACCGTACGAAGAGCCGCGAGACCTTCGTCGGCCAATGGACGCGCAGCGGCGACAAGTACAGCCAGGACGCAGAAGGCAACTACGTGTACGCCGGGCGCAACGACGACATGCTCAAGGTCGGCGGCATCTACGTCTCGCCGATCGAGGTCGAGTCTGCCCTCATCACGCATGCCGCGGTGCTCGAAGCGGCCGTGGTCGGGAAGGCGGACGATGACGGCCTGATCAAGCCGCTGGCTTTCGTCGTGCTCAAGCCCGGCCGCATGCCCGCATCCGAGCTGGCGGACGAGCTGAAGCTCCACGTCAAGAGCAAGCTCGCGCCGTACAAGTACCCCCGTTGGCTGGAATTCGTCGACGAGCTGCCCAAGACGGCCACCGGAAAGATCCAGCGATTCAAGCTGCGTTCGCTGTCAGGGGCGTAG
- the had gene encoding 6-hydroxycyclohex-1-ene-1-carbonyl-CoA dehydrogenase, with the protein MIPEFIDTWQMTEPGKLLKTRVPMPELQAGDVVVKIAGCGVCHTDLSYYYMGVPTVQKPPLSLGHEISGTVIGGEPSMIGKEVIVPAVIPCGECELCKTGRGNRCLSQKMPGNSMGIYGGYSSHIVAQSKYLCVVENRGTTPLEHLAVVADAVTTPYQAAVRADLKKDDLVIVIGAAGGVGSFMVQTAKGMGAKAVIGIDINEEKLTMMKDFGADFIINPKDKSAKDVKELFKGFCKERGLPSNYGWKIFEVTGSKPGQELALSLLSFTGKLVIVGYGTAETTYMLSKLMAFDAEIIGTWGCPPDRYAAVRDMCLDGRIKLGPFVETRPMSQIEQVFDEAHHGKLKRRVILTPDF; encoded by the coding sequence GTGATTCCGGAATTCATCGATACCTGGCAGATGACCGAGCCCGGCAAGCTGCTGAAGACCCGAGTACCGATGCCCGAGCTGCAAGCGGGCGATGTGGTGGTGAAGATTGCAGGCTGTGGCGTGTGTCACACCGACCTGTCGTACTACTACATGGGCGTGCCGACGGTGCAGAAGCCCCCGCTGTCGCTGGGACACGAGATCTCCGGCACCGTGATCGGCGGCGAGCCGTCGATGATCGGCAAGGAAGTGATCGTGCCCGCGGTGATCCCGTGCGGCGAGTGCGAGCTGTGCAAGACCGGCCGCGGCAACCGCTGCCTTTCGCAGAAGATGCCGGGCAACTCGATGGGCATCTATGGCGGGTATTCGAGCCACATCGTCGCGCAGTCCAAGTATCTGTGCGTGGTCGAGAATCGTGGTACCACGCCGCTGGAGCACCTTGCGGTGGTTGCGGACGCAGTCACCACGCCTTATCAGGCAGCGGTGCGCGCGGACCTGAAGAAGGACGATCTCGTGATCGTCATCGGCGCAGCAGGTGGCGTCGGCAGCTTCATGGTGCAGACGGCCAAGGGCATGGGTGCGAAGGCCGTCATCGGCATCGACATCAATGAAGAAAAGCTGACGATGATGAAGGACTTCGGTGCCGACTTCATCATCAACCCGAAGGACAAGAGCGCGAAGGACGTCAAGGAGCTGTTCAAGGGCTTCTGCAAGGAGCGCGGCCTGCCGTCGAACTACGGCTGGAAGATCTTCGAGGTCACCGGAAGCAAGCCCGGCCAGGAGCTCGCGCTGTCGTTGCTGTCCTTCACCGGCAAGCTCGTGATCGTTGGTTACGGCACCGCCGAAACCACCTACATGCTGTCGAAGCTGATGGCTTTCGATGCGGAAATCATCGGTACCTGGGGCTGCCCGCCGGACCGCTACGCCGCGGTGCGCGACATGTGCCTGGACGGCCGCATCAAGCTCGGACCTTTCGTCGAAACGCGTCCGATGAGCCAGATCGAGCAAGTGTTCGACGAGGCGCACCACGGCAAGCTCAAGCGCCGGGTCATCCTGACGCCCGATTTCTGA
- a CDS encoding SDR family NAD(P)-dependent oxidoreductase: MQLKDRVAVVTGAGQGIGAAVAKAYAKEGAKVAVIDLDQATADRVAGQIVEAGGQAIGVACDVSNREQVEAMAAKVNAEWGRIDILVNNAGITRTAMLNKMTPDQWNQVLGVHLTGAFNCLQAVVGGMIERQYGRIIYVTSTAGVLGTIGQINYSAAKAGVLGMTKSTAKELARYNITANAIAPGAATPMTETIRTDERFKEKYLDRIPLGRWAEPEEITPVFVFFASDASGYVTGQILAADGGLTIH; this comes from the coding sequence ATGCAGTTGAAGGACAGGGTCGCAGTTGTGACCGGAGCGGGACAGGGCATCGGGGCGGCCGTTGCGAAGGCCTATGCAAAAGAAGGTGCGAAGGTTGCGGTGATCGATCTCGATCAGGCGACCGCAGACCGCGTGGCCGGACAGATCGTCGAAGCCGGCGGACAGGCGATCGGCGTAGCCTGCGACGTTTCGAATCGCGAGCAGGTGGAAGCGATGGCCGCGAAGGTCAATGCCGAATGGGGCCGCATCGACATCCTCGTCAATAACGCCGGCATCACGCGCACGGCGATGCTCAACAAGATGACGCCGGACCAGTGGAACCAGGTGCTGGGGGTTCACCTTACCGGGGCGTTCAACTGCCTGCAGGCCGTGGTCGGCGGCATGATCGAGCGCCAGTACGGACGCATCATCTACGTGACTTCCACCGCCGGCGTGCTCGGCACGATCGGACAAATCAACTACAGCGCGGCCAAGGCCGGCGTGCTCGGCATGACCAAGAGCACCGCGAAGGAGCTCGCGCGCTACAACATCACCGCGAATGCGATCGCGCCCGGAGCGGCCACGCCGATGACCGAGACGATCCGCACGGACGAACGATTCAAGGAAAAGTACCTCGACCGAATTCCCCTCGGGCGCTGGGCCGAACCGGAGGAAATCACTCCGGTGTTCGTGTTCTTCGCATCCGACGCGTCGGGCTATGTGACAGGACAGATCCTGGCAGCGGACGGTGGATTGACGATTCACTGA